In Silene latifolia isolate original U9 population chromosome X, ASM4854445v1, whole genome shotgun sequence, the following proteins share a genomic window:
- the LOC141620228 gene encoding protein FAR1-RELATED SEQUENCE 5-like: protein MAEQSNGYANIGASLTEFKNFKRNIKCYIGDKDADMILDYLKALSESQDDFYYAYQVDEDNCLAKIFWADAQARMNYSLFGDTITFDPTYGTNKYHIAFTPFTGVDNHKKSEPQCILTDQDPAIKLGVRSVFKKARHRYCMWHIMKKLTDKVESQICKETDFVERICGVVWDTDLEPIEFEEKWTQVINDFELNDNIWLTYIFLDAASDSTLPQVSSKTMIEKHASKIYTHTVFYEFQEQVQMAPCSCAVRGFSEQGNTHIINVEDAYRKHRIFQVSHNNESKETTCTCKMFERKGILCKHIIWIISGKGLQSIPEQYIDTRWTKKSYKKPLYGLDGKLLQDYNLTDLRKLELSRVWSEFYATISVLNLMPENQIKELSLMLLQFREKINPTKESLTKDQELEILLGCSAKSNITVLPPKIAKNKGSGKRMKSNKDKAIEKGYYNNSL, encoded by the exons ATGGCGGAACAATCAAATGGGTATGCAAACATTGGTGCATCTCTCACAGAATTCAAGAACTTCaaaagaaatattaaatgttatatagGTGACAAGGATGCTGACATGATTCTCGATTATTTAAAGGCGCTTTCTGAATCACAAGATGACTTTTACTATGCTTATCAAGTTGATGAGGATAATTGTTTGGCTAAAATCTTTTGGGCAGATGCACAAGCAAGAATGAATTATTCCTTGTTTGGGGACACCATCACCTTTGATCCTACTTACGGTACTAACAAGTACCACATCGCCTTCACCCCATTCACTGGTGTTGACAACCACAAAAAATCG GAACCTCAGTGCATTCTTACTGATCAAGATCCGGCAATTAAACTTGGGGTGCGTTCTGTATTCAAGAAAGCAAGACATCGctactgcatgtggcatataatgaaaaaaCTTACCGATAAAGTTGAGTCACAGATTTGTAAGGAGACTGACTTTGTTGAGCGGATATGTGGAGTTGTTTGGGATACTGACTTGGAACCCATTGagtttgaagaaaaatggactCAAGTGATTAATGACTTTGAGTTGAATGATAATATTTGGTTGACATATAT ATTTCTTGACGCTGCAAGTGACAGCACATTGCCACAGGTTTCTTCTAAGACAATGATTGAGAAACATGCctctaaaatctacacacatactGTTTTCTATGAGTTCCAAGAGCAAGTGCAAATGGCTCCCTGTTCGTGTGCCGTTAGGGGGTTTTCCGAGCAAGGTAACACGCACATTATAAATGTTGAAGATGCCTACAGGAAGCATAGAATATTTCAA GTTTCTCACAATAACGAATCAAAGGAAACAACATGTACGTGCAAGATGTTTGAGAGGAAAGGAATCCTTTGTAAACACATTATATGGATTATATCAGGAAAAGGACTGCAAAGCATACCGGAGCAGTACATCGATACCAGATGGACGAAGAAATCATATAAAAAGCCTTTGTATGGACTGGATGGAAAGTTATTGCAAGACTACAATCTCACTGATTTGAGAAAGTTGGAGTTATCAAGGGTATGGTCAGAGTTTTATGCAACAATAAGTGTTCTTAACTTGATgcctgaaaatcaaatcaaggagCTAAGTTTGATGCTTTTACAATTCCGAGAGAAAATAAATCCAACCAAAGAGAGCTTGACAAAGGATCAAGAACTGGAAATACTCTTAGGTTGTTCAGCAAAATCAAATATTACTGTTCTTCCACCAAAGATTGCAAAAAACAAAGGAAGCGGCaagagaatgaaatcaaacaAGGATAAGGCAATTGAGAAG